Proteins from a genomic interval of Corallococcus macrosporus:
- a CDS encoding putative metal-binding motif-containing protein gives MRLFLLSLLVGALAGCSKGDGLKSAALKVQVHYEGFRPGCVTLTVTDQADVSRQVATNVNVPEGSPPGTLSVAVFRQAGWSNDVKLQAVAKEQSCDGAQVATAQTDASLAKDGITPVDLSLAAVDGDGDGFVSPANGGTDCDDRDEDRGGPIPWYPDDDSDGYGNRQLPAKITACSGPVFTASRSGDCDDRDPSVHPGQAEFRCDDRDDNCDEVKDESFDVGGSCLNGFQCAGAKACTGTDGGVACNSTVTPTAYYRDEDGDRTAGADGGVTCAAQPEGTQPQVTDCDESSIHVSSTLTEVCDRLDNNCNEKVDEGPAPCDLTWRSVPEAAGVTSWRAIAVGKDLAWLAGPGTAGNVVKIETPARTVSTCAGDWNAAWVSSEGQLFLAGRAGKLASKMPDEAGCTAATTPGAPVDLSGIVGFNSTTGGKPTLYAVSGGGRVFKWAFPAAPEQIAATSINLMAVTGTTADAPLIAVGARDYELPEPQPQVISINPTDGTWVPETLPPAVPNVYLTGVSATNANYVYVVGYKGVVLERNHGVWRTLPPLASAPDVTDVLAFSQNGVYVTTATGTVQFFNGKTWDPFYSNPKAMRAIDGYSPTQLGASGDQGVNQFFNR, from the coding sequence ATGCGTTTATTCCTGCTCTCCCTGCTCGTTGGTGCCCTCGCGGGATGCTCCAAGGGGGATGGACTCAAGTCCGCCGCTCTGAAGGTCCAGGTTCATTACGAAGGATTTCGGCCGGGGTGCGTCACGCTGACGGTGACGGATCAGGCGGACGTGTCCCGGCAGGTCGCGACGAACGTGAACGTGCCCGAGGGCTCACCTCCCGGCACCCTGTCCGTCGCGGTGTTCCGCCAGGCGGGCTGGAGCAACGACGTGAAGCTCCAGGCCGTCGCGAAGGAGCAGTCCTGTGACGGAGCGCAGGTGGCCACCGCGCAGACCGACGCAAGCCTCGCGAAGGACGGCATCACGCCGGTGGACCTGTCCCTGGCGGCGGTGGACGGCGACGGCGACGGCTTCGTGAGCCCGGCGAATGGCGGCACGGACTGCGACGACCGCGATGAGGACCGGGGCGGCCCCATCCCGTGGTACCCGGATGACGACAGCGATGGGTACGGCAACCGCCAGCTGCCCGCGAAGATCACGGCGTGCAGCGGGCCCGTGTTTACCGCGTCACGGAGCGGGGACTGCGATGACAGGGACCCCAGCGTGCATCCAGGCCAGGCGGAGTTCCGATGCGATGACCGGGACGACAACTGCGACGAAGTGAAGGACGAGTCGTTCGACGTGGGCGGAAGCTGCCTCAACGGCTTCCAGTGCGCGGGCGCGAAGGCATGCACGGGGACGGATGGCGGCGTCGCGTGCAACAGCACCGTCACGCCCACGGCCTATTACCGGGATGAGGACGGCGATAGGACGGCGGGAGCGGATGGGGGCGTGACCTGCGCGGCCCAACCCGAGGGCACACAGCCCCAGGTCACGGACTGCGACGAGAGCTCCATCCATGTCTCGTCCACGCTGACGGAGGTCTGCGACAGGCTGGACAACAACTGCAATGAGAAGGTGGATGAAGGGCCCGCCCCGTGCGACCTGACCTGGCGGAGCGTGCCGGAAGCCGCCGGCGTCACGTCGTGGCGTGCCATTGCCGTCGGGAAGGACCTGGCCTGGCTCGCGGGGCCAGGCACGGCGGGCAACGTCGTGAAGATCGAAACCCCCGCCCGGACTGTCTCCACCTGTGCTGGAGACTGGAACGCCGCCTGGGTCAGCTCCGAGGGGCAGCTGTTCCTCGCTGGGAGGGCAGGAAAACTGGCGAGCAAGATGCCCGACGAAGCCGGCTGTACCGCCGCCACCACGCCGGGCGCGCCGGTGGACCTCTCGGGCATCGTGGGCTTCAACTCGACGACTGGCGGCAAGCCTACGCTCTACGCCGTGTCCGGCGGTGGCCGCGTCTTCAAGTGGGCGTTCCCCGCGGCCCCGGAGCAAATCGCGGCCACGAGCATCAACCTGATGGCGGTGACGGGGACCACTGCCGACGCGCCGCTGATCGCGGTGGGCGCACGGGACTACGAGCTCCCGGAGCCCCAACCCCAGGTCATCAGCATCAACCCCACGGATGGGACCTGGGTGCCTGAAACCCTTCCCCCGGCCGTCCCCAACGTCTATCTGACCGGAGTGAGCGCGACGAACGCCAACTACGTCTATGTCGTCGGATACAAGGGCGTGGTCCTGGAGCGGAACCATGGGGTATGGCGCACACTGCCGCCTCTGGCTTCGGCGCCAGACGTCACCGATGTCCTGGCCTTCAGCCAGAATGGGGTCTACGTGACGACGGCGACGGGCACCGTGCAGTTCTTCAACGGCAAGACCTGGGACCCGTTCTATTCGAACCCGAAAGCCATGCGTGCCATCGATGGATACTCTCCCACGCAGTTGGGGGCATCCGGTGACCAGGGCGTGAACCAGTTCTTCAACCGCTAG
- a CDS encoding TolC family protein, producing the protein MPTVRRALLAAPLGACLCALAPDALAQTTPPAASPAPSAESPASDFPKPPKPDAGAAPLTLERAVELASQKNEAVLAAGQTAEAAQARVARARAFFLPTIAATGTYTRRLRESTREVGGQTVVLQKYNALGAVFTGRLSLFDARGFPLYKAAKLESEASKLDALETRRQVAFSAANAFLVTLANQQVYQAAEQRLAYAKQSLADAQARANAGLASTNDVTRAELELATAQSNLAAALGTAETSRLELGYLLVEPVQGELSPPEPLLADAVRPAPALELLTEGATDRRPDILSARLRVRSLRESAKEPLARLLPSLGASAQYRLTNEAGLNGNVGDGFLAVDLTWTLFDGGARYADRDERVALANAAELNTQAASRRVPVDIEQARVNLETARAALAQSEQAAKAARKNAAETGILYRQGLSTALTLADASLSLFEAEVALAQNRYGLGVALLGLRAAVGLNPLGKEP; encoded by the coding sequence ATGCCCACCGTCCGCCGTGCCCTCCTCGCCGCGCCCCTGGGTGCCTGCCTCTGCGCGCTGGCTCCGGACGCGCTCGCCCAGACGACGCCCCCGGCCGCGTCCCCGGCGCCCTCCGCCGAGTCTCCCGCCAGCGACTTCCCCAAGCCCCCGAAGCCGGACGCCGGCGCCGCTCCGCTGACGCTGGAACGCGCCGTGGAGCTCGCCTCGCAGAAGAACGAGGCCGTGCTCGCCGCGGGACAGACGGCCGAGGCCGCCCAGGCCCGCGTCGCCCGCGCCCGCGCCTTCTTCCTCCCCACCATCGCGGCCACCGGCACCTACACGCGCCGCCTGCGGGAGTCCACGCGCGAGGTGGGCGGACAGACCGTCGTGCTCCAGAAGTACAACGCCCTGGGCGCTGTCTTCACCGGCCGCCTCAGCCTGTTCGACGCGCGCGGCTTCCCCCTCTACAAGGCCGCGAAGCTGGAGAGCGAAGCCTCCAAGCTGGATGCCCTGGAGACGCGCCGCCAGGTGGCCTTCAGCGCCGCCAACGCCTTCCTCGTCACCCTGGCCAACCAGCAGGTGTACCAGGCCGCCGAGCAGCGCCTGGCCTACGCGAAGCAGAGCCTCGCCGACGCGCAGGCCCGCGCCAACGCGGGGCTCGCCAGCACCAATGACGTCACCCGCGCGGAGCTGGAGCTGGCCACCGCCCAGTCCAACCTCGCCGCCGCCCTGGGCACCGCGGAGACGAGCCGCCTGGAGCTGGGCTACCTCCTCGTGGAGCCCGTGCAGGGGGAGCTCTCGCCGCCAGAGCCGCTGCTCGCGGACGCCGTGCGCCCCGCGCCGGCCCTGGAGCTGCTCACCGAGGGCGCCACGGACCGCCGCCCGGACATCCTCTCCGCGCGCCTGCGCGTGCGCTCGCTGCGGGAGAGCGCGAAGGAGCCCCTGGCGCGCCTGCTGCCGTCCCTGGGAGCGAGCGCCCAGTACCGCCTGACGAACGAGGCGGGCCTCAACGGCAACGTCGGCGACGGTTTCCTCGCGGTGGACCTCACTTGGACCCTCTTCGACGGCGGCGCCCGCTACGCGGATCGCGATGAGCGCGTGGCGCTGGCCAACGCCGCCGAGCTGAACACCCAGGCCGCCAGCCGCCGCGTGCCGGTGGACATCGAGCAGGCGCGGGTGAACCTGGAGACGGCGCGGGCCGCGCTCGCGCAGAGCGAGCAGGCGGCGAAGGCGGCGCGCAAGAACGCCGCGGAGACCGGCATCCTCTACCGCCAGGGCCTGTCCACCGCGCTCACCCTGGCGGACGCGTCCCTGAGCCTCTTCGAGGCCGAGGTCGCGCTGGCGCAGAACCGTTATGGGCTGGGCGTGGCCCTCCTGGGCCTGCGGGCCGCGGTCGGACTGAATCCACTCGGGAAGGAACCGTGA
- a CDS encoding efflux RND transporter permease subunit, whose translation MSITDVCIKKPVFAWMIMAATIIFGLVAAQRIGISQFPDVDFPTINISVSWEGANPEAVESDVVEFIEEAVTQVEGVKSITSSARQGSANITVELDLSRNVDLALQDVQTKVSQAQRRLPLDIDPPVVSKSNPEDQPIMWLGVSGPFSQQVVSDFARYRVKERLQTVPGVGEVILGGLLERNVRIWVDAQKLDAHALTVTDVIAALQREHVELPAGRIETQGREVNVRFMGEALDLETLANVAVREENGRTVYLHDVAIVEDGFEDERRLARVNGEPAQAMGIKKQRGANAVAVAQEVRAQLAELQKELPEGMSATINFDSTQFIEESVHEIEFELLLACILTAFVCWVFLGSLSSTLNVVLAIPMSLLGTVAVIYFLGFTLNTFTLLGLALAVGIVVDDAIMVLENIFRHAEEGKDRVSAAREGTAEITFAALAATLAVVAIFLPVVFMKGIIGRFFLQFGVTLCVAVLLSYVEAITLAPARCAQLLKTSREHRGRVGVVVDKAFSKLEALYARALGWGLVRPWRVLLVAVAMLILSAFAFKALPGEFVPSQDQGRMSVRLQTAVGSSLEETNRLFKRAEAFVASRPEVTRVFVVVGGGGSGSAVNSGNMNLTLLPADQRMSQAEFAQVLRKELNSYPGLRAVVQDLSQAGFTAQRGFPVEFSVRGSDWNKLVEASQSLREQLQASGKVVDLDTDYQLGQPELRITPDRARAADLGVPIQSVASTVNALVGGVRVGKYSSGGRRIDVRMRLLASQRSRPEDLSLLKVRTANNSLVPLSSLVTQEELPALQAITRRDRERAISLFANVAPGSNQEEALATVESLGKDLPGGIRVVAGGASVAFRDSMSSLIFALFLGIAVAYMVLGAQFNSFLHPVTVLTILPLSVAGASFALLVTGNTLNIFSMIGLLLLMGIVKKNSIILVDYALQQREQGADAMQAMLRAGPVRLRPILMTSTATMMSAVPAALALGAGSETRAPMSIAVLGGLSVSTVLSLLVVPAFYVVADRIKTRLGNRLGKGKGGDDARAVHEEPRPVPHG comes from the coding sequence ATGAGCATCACCGACGTCTGCATCAAGAAGCCGGTGTTCGCCTGGATGATCATGGCGGCGACCATCATCTTCGGACTGGTGGCGGCCCAGCGCATCGGCATCAGCCAGTTCCCGGACGTGGACTTCCCCACCATCAACATCTCCGTGTCGTGGGAGGGCGCCAACCCGGAGGCGGTGGAGTCGGACGTCGTCGAGTTCATCGAAGAGGCCGTGACGCAGGTGGAGGGCGTCAAGAGCATCACGTCCTCCGCGCGCCAGGGCAGCGCCAACATCACCGTCGAGCTGGACCTGTCGCGCAACGTGGACCTGGCGCTGCAGGACGTGCAGACCAAGGTGAGCCAGGCGCAGCGCCGGCTGCCGCTGGACATCGACCCTCCGGTGGTCTCCAAGTCCAACCCGGAGGACCAGCCCATCATGTGGCTGGGCGTGTCCGGGCCCTTCTCCCAGCAGGTGGTGAGCGACTTCGCCCGCTACCGCGTGAAGGAGCGCCTGCAGACGGTGCCCGGCGTGGGCGAGGTCATCCTGGGCGGCCTCCTGGAGCGCAACGTGCGCATCTGGGTGGACGCGCAGAAGCTGGACGCGCACGCGCTCACGGTCACGGACGTCATCGCCGCGCTCCAGCGCGAGCACGTGGAGCTGCCCGCCGGCCGCATCGAGACGCAGGGGCGCGAGGTGAACGTGCGCTTCATGGGCGAGGCGCTGGACCTGGAGACGCTGGCGAACGTGGCGGTGCGCGAGGAGAACGGGCGCACGGTGTACCTGCACGACGTGGCCATCGTGGAGGACGGCTTCGAGGACGAGCGCCGCCTCGCGCGCGTGAACGGCGAGCCCGCGCAGGCCATGGGCATCAAGAAGCAGCGCGGCGCGAACGCGGTGGCGGTGGCCCAGGAGGTGCGCGCCCAGCTCGCGGAGCTCCAGAAGGAGCTGCCGGAGGGCATGAGCGCGACCATCAACTTCGACTCGACGCAGTTCATCGAGGAGAGCGTGCACGAGATTGAATTCGAGCTGCTGCTCGCGTGCATCCTCACCGCGTTCGTGTGCTGGGTGTTCCTGGGGTCGCTGTCCAGCACGCTCAACGTGGTGCTCGCCATCCCCATGTCGCTGCTGGGGACGGTGGCCGTCATCTACTTCCTGGGCTTCACGCTCAACACGTTCACGCTGCTGGGATTGGCGCTCGCCGTGGGCATCGTGGTGGACGACGCCATCATGGTGCTGGAGAACATCTTCCGGCACGCGGAGGAGGGGAAGGACCGGGTGAGCGCCGCGCGCGAGGGCACCGCGGAGATCACCTTCGCGGCCCTGGCGGCGACGCTGGCGGTGGTGGCCATCTTCCTGCCCGTCGTCTTCATGAAGGGCATCATCGGCCGGTTCTTCCTCCAGTTCGGCGTCACGCTGTGCGTGGCGGTGCTGCTGTCCTACGTGGAGGCCATCACCCTGGCGCCCGCGCGGTGCGCGCAGCTGCTCAAGACGTCGCGCGAGCACCGCGGCCGGGTGGGCGTGGTGGTGGACAAGGCGTTCTCCAAGCTGGAGGCGCTGTACGCGCGGGCGCTGGGCTGGGGGCTGGTGCGGCCGTGGCGCGTGCTGCTGGTCGCGGTGGCCATGCTCATCCTGAGCGCGTTCGCGTTCAAGGCGCTGCCGGGTGAGTTCGTCCCGTCGCAGGACCAGGGCCGCATGTCCGTGCGCCTCCAGACGGCGGTGGGCAGCAGCCTGGAGGAGACCAACCGCCTCTTCAAGCGCGCGGAGGCGTTCGTCGCCAGCCGTCCGGAGGTGACGCGCGTGTTCGTGGTGGTGGGCGGCGGCGGCAGCGGCTCCGCCGTGAACTCCGGGAACATGAACCTGACGCTGCTGCCGGCGGATCAGCGCATGTCGCAGGCGGAGTTCGCGCAGGTGCTGCGCAAGGAGCTCAACAGCTACCCGGGCCTGCGTGCGGTGGTGCAGGACCTGTCACAGGCGGGCTTCACCGCGCAGCGCGGCTTCCCGGTGGAGTTCAGCGTGCGCGGGTCGGACTGGAACAAGCTGGTGGAGGCGAGCCAGTCGCTGCGCGAGCAGCTCCAGGCGTCCGGCAAGGTGGTGGACCTGGACACGGACTACCAGCTGGGCCAGCCGGAGCTGCGCATCACCCCGGACCGGGCGCGCGCGGCGGACCTGGGCGTGCCCATCCAGTCCGTGGCGTCCACGGTGAACGCGCTGGTGGGCGGCGTGCGCGTGGGCAAGTACAGCAGCGGCGGGCGGCGCATCGACGTGCGCATGCGCCTGCTCGCGAGCCAGCGCTCGCGGCCGGAGGACCTGTCGCTGCTCAAGGTCCGCACGGCGAACAACTCGCTGGTGCCGCTGTCGTCGCTGGTGACGCAGGAGGAGCTGCCCGCGCTGCAGGCCATCACCCGGCGCGACCGGGAGCGCGCCATCAGCCTCTTCGCCAACGTGGCGCCGGGGTCGAACCAGGAGGAGGCGCTGGCCACGGTGGAGTCCCTGGGCAAGGACCTGCCGGGCGGCATCCGCGTGGTGGCGGGCGGCGCGAGCGTGGCGTTCCGCGACTCGATGAGCAGCCTCATCTTCGCGCTCTTCCTGGGCATCGCCGTCGCGTACATGGTGCTGGGGGCGCAGTTCAATTCGTTCCTGCACCCGGTGACGGTGCTGACGATTCTTCCCCTGTCCGTGGCGGGCGCGTCGTTCGCGCTGCTCGTCACGGGGAACACGCTGAACATCTTCAGCATGATTGGCCTGCTGCTGCTGATGGGCATCGTGAAGAAGAACTCCATCATCCTGGTGGACTACGCGCTCCAGCAGCGCGAGCAGGGCGCGGACGCGATGCAGGCCATGCTGCGCGCGGGCCCGGTGCGCCTGCGGCCCATCCTGATGACGTCCACCGCGACGATGATGTCCGCGGTGCCGGCGGCGCTGGCGCTGGGCGCGGGCAGCGAGACGCGCGCCCCCATGTCCATCGCGGTGCTGGGCGGCCTGTCCGTGTCCACCGTGCTCAGCCTGCTCGTGGTGCCCGCGTTCTACGTCGTCGCGGACCGCATCAAGACGCGGCTGGGCAACCGGCTGGGCAAGGGGAAGGGCGGAGACGACGCGCGGGCCGTCCATGAAGAGCCCCGGCCGGTGCCGCACGGGTAG
- a CDS encoding efflux RND transporter periplasmic adaptor subunit, translating into MQRTGVLALSLAMLSLAPGCKKEAPAQGGKGAGRGPIQFPVEVAPVAARDVEYAVSAVGAVEAFESVQITARVPGALERVNFSEGQVVKKGDTLAEIEPARYAIAVRAAEATLQKAQAALVEAKAGAQRRAEVNAQSPGLLPAEQLETYQARAATAQADVAAAKAALDQAQLNQRDAYVKAPMDGVLQTRTVQTGQYVQPGVVLATLLRREPLLLRFNVPAADVTRITPGMPARFTVRSEGGSYTAKITYVSASADAQSRMVAVTAEVTGEDAKKLRPGAFATVSVPVESRGGSPVIPQTAIRPSERGFLAFVVTDNKARERILELGLRTPDGQVEVKEGLKPGETLVVRGAEALRDGVAVRVEQERPKPKVVGEQPPTEARSGTSTGTEGRP; encoded by the coding sequence ATGCAACGCACTGGAGTGCTGGCCCTGTCGCTGGCCATGCTGTCCCTGGCCCCTGGCTGCAAGAAGGAAGCGCCCGCGCAGGGCGGCAAGGGCGCGGGCCGGGGCCCCATCCAGTTCCCTGTGGAGGTCGCGCCCGTGGCGGCGCGCGACGTGGAGTACGCGGTCAGCGCCGTGGGCGCGGTGGAGGCCTTCGAGAGCGTGCAGATCACCGCGCGCGTGCCGGGCGCCCTGGAGCGCGTGAACTTCTCCGAGGGCCAGGTGGTGAAGAAGGGCGACACGCTCGCGGAGATCGAACCCGCGCGCTACGCCATCGCCGTGCGCGCCGCGGAGGCCACGCTGCAGAAGGCCCAGGCCGCGCTGGTGGAGGCGAAGGCCGGCGCCCAGCGCCGCGCGGAGGTCAACGCGCAGAGCCCGGGCCTCTTGCCCGCCGAACAACTGGAGACGTACCAGGCCCGCGCCGCCACCGCCCAGGCGGACGTGGCGGCCGCGAAGGCGGCGTTGGATCAGGCGCAGCTCAACCAGCGCGACGCGTACGTGAAGGCGCCCATGGACGGCGTCCTCCAGACGCGCACGGTGCAGACGGGCCAGTACGTGCAGCCGGGCGTGGTGCTGGCCACGCTCCTGCGCCGCGAGCCCCTGCTGCTGCGCTTCAACGTGCCCGCGGCGGACGTGACGCGCATCACCCCGGGGATGCCCGCGCGCTTCACGGTGCGCTCGGAGGGCGGTTCGTACACGGCGAAGATCACCTACGTGTCCGCGAGCGCGGACGCGCAGAGCCGCATGGTGGCGGTGACCGCGGAGGTGACGGGCGAGGACGCGAAGAAGCTGCGCCCCGGCGCGTTCGCGACGGTGAGCGTGCCGGTGGAGTCGCGCGGGGGCAGCCCGGTGATTCCGCAGACGGCCATCCGCCCCAGCGAGCGCGGCTTCCTGGCGTTCGTGGTGACGGACAACAAGGCGCGCGAGCGCATCCTGGAGCTGGGGCTGCGCACACCGGACGGACAGGTGGAGGTGAAGGAAGGCCTCAAGCCCGGCGAGACGCTGGTGGTGCGCGGCGCGGAGGCCCTGCGCGACGGCGTGGCCGTGCGCGTGGAGCAGGAGCGCCCGAAGCCGAAGGTGGTGGGTGAGCAGCCCCCCACCGAGGCCCGCAGCGGCACGAGCACGGGCACGGAGGGCCGCCCATGA